In Chitinophagales bacterium, one DNA window encodes the following:
- a CDS encoding HU family DNA-binding protein: MNKGQLIAKMAADSKVSKAQAGAALDSFINTTMSTLKKGDKVTLVGFGTFSVSRRSARKGRNPQTGKSINIPARKVAKFKAGKEFAAKVK; this comes from the coding sequence ATGAACAAAGGTCAACTCATTGCTAAAATGGCTGCTGATTCCAAAGTTTCAAAAGCACAGGCAGGTGCTGCGCTGGACTCATTTATTAATACCACGATGAGCACCCTGAAAAAAGGCGACAAGGTGACCTTGGTCGGCTTTGGCACTTTCAGTGTTTCAAGACGATCTGCTCGAAAAGGCAGAAACCCGCAAACCGGAAAATCCATCAATATACCTGCACGCAAAGTGGCAAAATTCAAAGCAGGAAAAGAGTTCGCTGCTAAAGTTAAATAG
- a CDS encoding 30S ribosomal protein THX: MGRGDKRTKRGKITIGSFGNSRKARSAKRIAVKPVAAVKETDAAPKEAPKKRAPKKKEK; this comes from the coding sequence ATGGGCAGAGGTGATAAAAGAACCAAACGCGGAAAGATTACCATTGGCTCTTTCGGCAACAGCAGAAAGGCAAGATCCGCCAAGCGGATTGCAGTGAAACCGGTGGCGGCCGTAAAAGAAACTGATGCAGCACCGAAAGAGGCACCGAAGAAAAGAGCACCCAAGAAAAAAGAAAAGTAA
- the pdxH gene encoding pyridoxamine 5'-phosphate oxidase, translating into MAILDEQSVNSDPVRQFQQWLQEAISAGIPQADAMTLATCGIDFKPSARMVLLKGVEDGKFMFFTNYNSRKGKELLWNPYAALLFFWNELNRQVRIEGRIEKMPNEASDAYFHSRPSASQLSAIVSPQSEVIAGRSVLEDERMRLQKELISEDIRRPAHWGGYKVVPYSIEFWQRRENRLHDRLLFTRLGEEWKLERLAP; encoded by the coding sequence ATGGCTATTCTTGACGAACAATCCGTGAACAGCGATCCGGTCCGTCAGTTTCAGCAGTGGTTGCAGGAAGCAATATCAGCCGGCATTCCGCAGGCTGATGCCATGACACTCGCTACCTGTGGAATAGATTTCAAACCGTCGGCGCGCATGGTGTTGCTGAAAGGGGTCGAAGACGGGAAGTTTATGTTTTTTACAAATTACAATAGCAGGAAAGGGAAAGAACTTTTGTGGAATCCGTATGCCGCACTGCTTTTTTTCTGGAATGAACTGAACCGTCAGGTGCGCATCGAAGGCAGAATTGAGAAGATGCCGAACGAAGCATCAGATGCCTACTTTCACAGCCGGCCTTCAGCCAGTCAACTCAGCGCAATTGTTTCTCCGCAGAGTGAGGTCATCGCCGGCAGGTCTGTGCTGGAAGATGAACGGATGCGTCTTCAAAAGGAATTAATTTCAGAGGATATACGGCGCCCTGCGCATTGGGGCGGATACAAAGTGGTTCCTTACAGTATTGAGTTTTGGCAGCGGCGTGAGAACCGGTTGCATGACAGGTTGTTATTTACACGCCTGGGAGAGGAATGGAAGCTCGAACGGCTTGCCCCATAA
- a CDS encoding magnesium chelatase translates to MNREKITTLGALKAAGYQPKPIKEEMRDNLVAALKDKRNVFEGIQGYDESVIPQLQTAILSRHNIILLGLRGQAKTRLARLMVHLLDEEIPVVKGSEMNDDPLQPISRYAKDLVAEWGGQTPVDWLHRDQRYAEKLATPDVSVADLIGDVDPIKAASLKLNYADERVIHYGIIPRSHRSIFVINELPDLQARIQVSLFNILQEGDIQIRGFKMRLPLDIQFVFTANPEDYTNRGSIVTPLKDRIDSQILTHYPKSIETSRAITEQESDITVAQRESITVPSILNDLIEQVAFEARESDFVDKKSGVSARLTISALENLYSTIERRMLINKESKGYARIADIYGILPSITGKVELVYEGEVEGIATVATMLIGKALRKQFAGIFPNPEKNKKSKTKTVSPYAEVINWFNEGNKADIIKDAPQAAYEKSLLFVKGLPELVKLYFPRAAKQEQIFMMEFALHGLAEFSQLSKHRLEEGIQFKDLLGSMMNFGIGEEEEEGNS, encoded by the coding sequence ATGAACAGAGAGAAGATTACCACATTGGGCGCGTTAAAGGCAGCCGGTTATCAACCCAAACCTATTAAAGAGGAGATGCGTGATAACCTGGTCGCCGCGCTGAAGGATAAAAGAAATGTGTTTGAAGGCATACAGGGATATGATGAGTCGGTTATTCCTCAGCTGCAGACTGCCATTCTTTCCCGTCATAACATTATTCTGCTGGGATTACGCGGACAGGCTAAAACCCGCCTGGCCCGGCTGATGGTGCATCTGCTCGACGAAGAAATTCCGGTAGTGAAAGGGTCGGAGATGAATGATGATCCTTTGCAGCCCATTTCCAGGTATGCAAAAGACCTCGTCGCGGAATGGGGTGGGCAAACACCGGTTGACTGGCTGCACCGTGATCAGCGTTATGCGGAAAAGCTGGCCACGCCTGACGTATCGGTGGCTGACCTGATTGGCGATGTGGATCCTATCAAGGCTGCTTCGCTGAAGCTCAATTATGCCGATGAAAGGGTAATACATTACGGTATCATACCTCGCTCACACCGCAGCATTTTTGTTATCAATGAATTACCGGATTTGCAGGCGCGCATACAGGTTTCGCTGTTTAATATTTTGCAGGAAGGCGATATTCAGATCCGCGGGTTCAAGATGCGGCTGCCGTTGGATATTCAGTTTGTGTTTACCGCCAACCCTGAAGATTATACCAACCGCGGATCGATTGTTACGCCATTAAAAGACCGTATCGACAGTCAGATACTCACGCATTATCCGAAGAGCATTGAAACATCGCGTGCCATCACGGAACAGGAATCGGACATTACCGTTGCACAGCGCGAATCTATAACGGTTCCTTCCATTTTGAATGATCTCATTGAGCAGGTGGCATTCGAAGCACGTGAAAGTGATTTTGTAGATAAGAAAAGCGGAGTGTCGGCCCGTCTCACCATTTCCGCACTCGAAAACCTGTACAGCACGATTGAGCGGAGAATGCTCATCAATAAAGAATCCAAAGGGTATGCGCGGATCGCTGATATTTATGGTATTCTGCCATCCATTACCGGGAAGGTGGAATTGGTGTATGAAGGCGAAGTGGAAGGCATTGCCACTGTTGCCACCATGCTGATCGGAAAGGCCTTACGAAAACAGTTTGCCGGCATTTTCCCAAACCCGGAAAAAAACAAGAAAAGCAAGACAAAGACAGTAAGTCCTTATGCCGAGGTGATCAACTGGTTCAATGAAGGAAACAAAGCGGACATAATCAAGGATGCACCGCAGGCAGCCTATGAAAAATCACTGCTCTTTGTGAAAGGGTTGCCTGAGCTGGTGAAACTTTATTTTCCGCGCGCGGCAAAGCAGGAGCAGATATTCATGATGGAATTCGCGCTGCACGGTCTTGCCGAATTTTCACAGCTGAGTAAGCATCGGCTGGAAGAAGGCATTCAGTTCAAGGACCTGTTGGGCAGTATGATGAATTTTGGAATCGGGGAAGAAGAGGAAGAAGGGAATTCGTGA
- a CDS encoding sugar kinase gives MSILDSIQKTFQPQVPKSSSLVVVGTVAFDSIETPFGKSERIIGGAATYISLAASYFGKNINLISVVGGDFPREQILLMNARGVKTDGLQVKEGEKSFFWKGSYHLDMNTRDTLVTDLNVLATFDPIVPESYQDCEFLMLGNLTPTIQITVINRLRRRPKLIVLDTMNFWMEHTPKELAEVLTMIDVLTINDAEARELSGEYSLVKAAKKILERGPKYLIIKKGEHGALLFHENNVFFAPALPLEEVFDPTGAGDAFAGGFIGYLAQTNDISYENMKRAIIYGSTMASFCVEKFGTERLVGITEDDIEERVQDFVDLVQFDISLVE, from the coding sequence ATGTCGATATTGGATTCCATCCAAAAAACTTTTCAGCCACAAGTGCCCAAATCATCTTCCCTGGTTGTAGTAGGTACCGTTGCATTTGATTCCATCGAAACACCCTTCGGTAAATCAGAGCGTATTATCGGCGGCGCTGCCACGTATATTTCTCTGGCAGCCTCCTACTTTGGCAAGAATATTAACCTGATCTCTGTAGTCGGTGGCGACTTCCCCAGAGAGCAGATTCTGCTGATGAATGCGCGTGGTGTTAAGACGGACGGGCTGCAGGTGAAGGAAGGCGAAAAATCTTTTTTCTGGAAAGGATCCTATCATCTAGACATGAATACCCGCGATACGCTGGTGACAGATCTGAATGTGCTGGCTACCTTCGATCCCATTGTACCGGAAAGCTACCAGGACTGTGAATTCCTGATGCTCGGCAACCTCACGCCCACCATACAGATTACCGTAATCAACCGGTTGCGCCGCCGCCCGAAGCTCATCGTGCTCGACACCATGAATTTCTGGATGGAACATACGCCAAAGGAACTGGCTGAAGTGCTGACCATGATTGACGTATTAACCATCAACGATGCAGAAGCGCGTGAACTTTCCGGTGAATATTCGCTGGTAAAAGCGGCGAAGAAGATACTCGAACGCGGGCCCAAATACCTGATCATTAAAAAAGGTGAACATGGCGCTTTGCTCTTTCATGAAAACAATGTGTTCTTCGCACCTGCATTACCACTTGAAGAAGTGTTTGATCCAACCGGTGCCGGTGATGCTTTTGCCGGAGGATTTATTGGGTACCTGGCGCAAACGAATGATATCAGTTATGAAAATATGAAACGCGCCATCATCTATGGTTCCACAATGGCCTCTTTCTGCGTGGAGAAATTCGGCACCGAACGGCTTGTCGGCATCACGGAAGATGATATCGAAGAAAGGGTGCAGGATTTTGTTGACCTCGTTCAGTTCGACATCTCACTGGTTGAATAG
- a CDS encoding beta-lactamase family protein: MECIIPKNQSLLYLMFSKYFITCFLLCQLPVLRPVSAQSLDTELAQILNDYQLMGMSVVEVCEGQVNFSGAYGLADYDDNIPVTGNTFYRIASVSKSVTATALMILYDQGFFDLDDDINNYLGYSIRNWHYPNDPITFRMLLSHTSSIVDGSKYDNFLSATYAQNPPPSISTYFVAGGSYYTGNIFLNKKPGQYFSYSNSNFGLIGTLIEKISGQRFDIFCKQHILDPLGITGSFNVQDLPDISDVAVLYRYSGNNWLPQADNYNGVMPPPLNLSQYVVGNNGFIFSPQGGLRISANDLATFMLMLANDGTYNNTAILQSTTAALMHDVQWQYNGSNGNDYYGLFKAWGLGLHLTTNTAGSDIVFPGRTMAGHPGEAYGLISDMYFDSVKNGVIFITNGSKFPYVVGAGSAFYTVEKEIFDAVYADLLNCAAATDPRQVSDFEIVPNPAIDWLTVHSSIPDGLRNMEKITIYDIYGNLWYTAPAVSGSINVAALPHGTYRLGFKVHDAYYQLPFIRL; encoded by the coding sequence TTGGAATGTATTATACCTAAAAACCAAAGCCTGCTTTATCTTATGTTCAGCAAGTATTTCATCACCTGTTTTTTGCTTTGTCAGTTGCCGGTTCTGCGGCCTGTATCTGCTCAGTCACTGGACACTGAGTTGGCGCAAATCCTGAACGATTATCAACTGATGGGGATGTCTGTTGTGGAAGTATGCGAAGGACAAGTGAATTTCTCGGGGGCATACGGCCTCGCCGACTATGATGACAATATTCCGGTCACCGGCAACACCTTTTACAGAATTGCGTCTGTTTCAAAATCGGTAACTGCAACGGCTTTGATGATTTTATATGATCAGGGGTTTTTTGACCTGGATGACGATATCAATAATTATCTCGGTTATTCGATTCGTAACTGGCATTACCCAAATGATCCGATCACCTTCCGGATGTTGCTGTCACATACTTCTTCTATTGTGGATGGAAGCAAGTATGATAATTTTCTAAGCGCTACTTACGCTCAAAATCCTCCTCCTTCCATCAGCACTTATTTCGTGGCAGGTGGAAGTTATTATACCGGCAATATTTTTCTGAATAAGAAGCCAGGCCAGTACTTCAGTTACAGTAATTCCAATTTTGGCCTGATCGGGACATTGATTGAAAAGATAAGCGGGCAGAGATTCGATATTTTCTGCAAGCAGCATATACTCGATCCATTGGGTATAACGGGAAGTTTTAATGTTCAGGATTTGCCCGACATTTCTGATGTGGCTGTTCTGTACCGGTACTCGGGGAACAACTGGTTGCCACAGGCTGATAATTATAACGGTGTGATGCCGCCGCCGTTAAACCTCAGTCAATATGTGGTGGGAAACAACGGTTTCATCTTCAGCCCGCAGGGCGGCCTTCGCATCAGTGCAAACGATCTTGCCACCTTCATGTTGATGCTGGCAAACGATGGAACCTATAACAACACGGCAATTCTTCAGAGTACTACCGCAGCACTAATGCACGACGTTCAGTGGCAATATAATGGCAGCAATGGCAACGACTATTACGGATTGTTTAAAGCATGGGGATTGGGTTTGCACCTTACGACCAATACAGCAGGCAGCGATATTGTTTTTCCCGGCCGTACTATGGCAGGGCATCCGGGCGAAGCGTACGGTTTGATCAGCGACATGTATTTTGACAGCGTAAAGAATGGCGTGATCTTCATTACTAACGGCAGTAAATTCCCCTATGTGGTTGGTGCAGGTTCTGCTTTTTATACGGTAGAAAAGGAGATATTTGATGCGGTGTACGCCGACCTGCTAAACTGTGCGGCGGCAACAGATCCAAGGCAAGTAAGTGATTTTGAAATTGTGCCCAATCCGGCAATAGACTGGTTGACGGTGCATTCGTCTATACCGGACGGACTTCGTAACATGGAGAAGATCACCATCTATGATATTTATGGTAACTTATGGTACACGGCGCCAGCGGTTTCAGGAAGTATCAATGTTGCGGCATTGCCGCACGGAACGTACAGGCTCGGATTCAAGGTGCATGATGCTTATTACCAGTTGCCGTTTATCAGGCTGTAA
- a CDS encoding aspartate-semialdehyde dehydrogenase, translating into MKVAVVGATGLVGNTMLKILEERHFPLDELLVVASEQSAGKALTFRHTKYTVIGLEEAVRQEPDIALFSAGAAVSREWAPKFAAAGTTVIDNSSCWRMDPAVPLIVPEINGDVLTANDRIIANPNCSTIQMVMILHPLHLKYQVKRIVVSTYQSVSGTGVKAVDQLMQERKGEKTVMAYPHPIDLNCLPHIDVFLENGYTKEEMKMVNETRKIMRSPDIQVSPTTVRVPVKGGHSESVNVQFEYDFELEDIYALLRHTQGVVVQDDPARNIYPMPLYAEGKDEVFVGRIRRDLSQPKTLNCWIVADNLRKGAATNAVQIAEYLVSAKLAGAKAVH; encoded by the coding sequence ATGAAAGTAGCCGTTGTTGGTGCCACCGGGTTGGTTGGGAATACGATGCTAAAGATATTGGAGGAGCGTCATTTTCCCCTCGATGAATTGCTCGTTGTTGCTTCCGAGCAGTCAGCCGGAAAAGCACTAACCTTCCGGCATACAAAGTATACCGTAATCGGGCTGGAGGAAGCGGTAAGGCAGGAACCTGATATTGCATTGTTCTCTGCAGGCGCTGCCGTATCACGTGAATGGGCGCCAAAGTTTGCAGCAGCAGGAACCACCGTAATTGATAATTCATCTTGCTGGCGTATGGATCCTGCTGTTCCCTTGATTGTTCCTGAAATAAATGGGGATGTGCTCACAGCTAACGACCGGATTATTGCCAATCCCAACTGTTCCACCATTCAGATGGTGATGATACTGCATCCGCTGCACCTGAAGTACCAGGTTAAACGCATCGTGGTTTCCACCTATCAGTCGGTGAGCGGAACAGGCGTAAAGGCAGTTGATCAACTCATGCAGGAACGAAAGGGAGAAAAGACAGTGATGGCATATCCGCATCCGATTGATCTGAATTGCCTTCCGCATATCGATGTGTTTTTGGAAAACGGCTATACGAAAGAAGAGATGAAAATGGTGAATGAAACACGCAAGATTATGCGATCACCTGATATACAGGTTTCGCCAACTACGGTTCGGGTGCCGGTGAAGGGCGGTCATTCTGAAAGTGTGAATGTTCAGTTTGAATATGATTTTGAGCTGGAGGATATCTATGCACTGCTCCGGCATACACAAGGAGTGGTTGTACAGGATGATCCTGCAAGGAATATTTATCCCATGCCATTGTATGCCGAAGGAAAGGATGAAGTCTTTGTCGGACGCATCCGCCGCGATCTTTCTCAGCCCAAAACATTAAACTGCTGGATTGTTGCCGACAATCTGCGCAAAGGTGCCGCCACCAATGCCGTGCAGATTGCAGAATATTTGGTGTCGGCGAAATTAGCGGGTGCAAAAGCAGTTCATTAA
- a CDS encoding sulfotransferase, giving the protein MPFIFVVGNSRSGTTMMGRILNNHEQVHTFPELHFFEQMWSGKDKGKILSFEEALKLAARLLNISAAGYFAKKEPEKYETEAKEIVTAIRQNELTSLRIFAAVIQHESLKQGKQFPCDQTPQNVFYIREVLDAFPDSYFINMVRDPRDVLLSQKRKWKRRFLGGSHATWYETIRAWTNYHPLTISKLWNSAIRARENVKDKRVMSVQFEKLLENPDNMIENICFFLQLPFSAKLKDVPQVGSSSGMDKKDVKGINPDRSQSWSKGGLSATEIWFCQRTCCNYMQAYGYEPVKVAANPVIIFFYYLIFPVKLGFAFLLNLHRMKNIMETLKKRLK; this is encoded by the coding sequence ATGCCATTTATTTTTGTAGTAGGAAACAGCAGGAGCGGTACCACCATGATGGGGAGGATACTCAACAATCATGAACAGGTGCATACTTTTCCGGAGTTGCATTTCTTTGAACAGATGTGGTCGGGCAAAGACAAAGGCAAAATCTTATCATTTGAAGAGGCATTAAAGCTCGCTGCCAGGTTGCTCAATATTTCCGCAGCCGGATATTTTGCAAAGAAGGAACCTGAAAAATATGAGACTGAAGCAAAGGAGATAGTGACAGCGATCCGGCAAAATGAACTTACCTCGCTGCGTATTTTCGCAGCCGTTATTCAGCATGAATCCCTAAAGCAGGGGAAGCAATTTCCCTGTGATCAGACACCACAGAATGTTTTTTATATCCGGGAAGTGCTCGATGCTTTCCCTGATTCCTATTTCATTAATATGGTCCGCGATCCGCGCGATGTTTTATTGTCGCAAAAGCGAAAATGGAAGCGCCGTTTTTTGGGTGGCTCGCATGCCACCTGGTATGAAACCATCCGTGCATGGACCAACTATCACCCGCTTACCATCAGCAAACTCTGGAACTCGGCTATTCGCGCCCGCGAAAATGTAAAGGACAAGCGAGTAATGAGCGTTCAGTTTGAAAAGCTGCTGGAAAATCCTGATAATATGATAGAGAATATCTGTTTTTTCCTGCAGCTTCCTTTTTCCGCCAAACTGAAGGATGTGCCCCAGGTGGGTTCATCCAGTGGCATGGATAAAAAGGATGTGAAGGGAATTAATCCCGACCGGTCACAAAGCTGGAGCAAAGGAGGTTTGAGCGCCACAGAAATCTGGTTTTGCCAGCGAACCTGCTGCAATTATATGCAGGCTTACGGTTATGAGCCAGTGAAGGTGGCTGCGAATCCGGTGATCATTTTTTTCTACTACCTAATTTTCCCTGTGAAACTTGGATTTGCCTTCTTGCTGAACCTGCACCGGATGAAGAATATAATGGAGACCTTGAAGAAACGGCTGAAATAA
- a CDS encoding CBS domain-containing protein → MMKVNDILRRKSNQIFAVSPEGTVYDALSLMAEKNLGGVLVMQGDQLNGIFTERDYARKVILLGRASKDTPITEVMTAQVRTVSRDTEIDECMKMMTEKNIRHLPVMENGKVIGLISIGDVVKLLIEEQKGIIEHLQSYIAGQ, encoded by the coding sequence ATCATGAAAGTAAATGACATACTTCGCCGCAAGAGTAACCAGATTTTTGCCGTTAGCCCGGAAGGTACCGTTTATGATGCCCTGAGCCTGATGGCTGAAAAGAACCTTGGAGGTGTGCTCGTGATGCAGGGGGATCAGCTGAATGGCATTTTTACGGAGCGGGATTATGCACGCAAAGTGATCTTGCTCGGACGTGCCTCCAAAGACACACCAATTACAGAGGTGATGACTGCACAGGTACGCACCGTCAGCAGGGATACGGAGATTGATGAATGTATGAAAATGATGACAGAAAAAAACATCCGTCACCTTCCGGTGATGGAAAACGGAAAGGTGATCGGCCTTATTTCTATTGGCGATGTGGTGAAGTTGCTGATCGAAGAACAAAAGGGCATTATTGAACATCTTCAAAGCTATATTGCCGGCCAGTGA